The region AAAGTGGCCTGTGTACTTCAAACTCTAGTGTGCAAAGCGAATGTGTAATACCTTCGATATAGTCTGATTCCCCATGTGCATAATCATACATTGGATAAATATGCCACTTATTGCCTGTGCGGTGATGTTCACGATTTAAAATGCGGTACATAATCGGATCACGAAGCAACATATTCGGTGATGCCATATCGATTTTAGCTCTAAGTACCTTTGATCCACTTTCAAACGCACCATTTTTCATTTGCTCAAACAGGTCAAGGTTTTCTTCAACACTGCGCTCCCTAAAAGGGCTTTCTTTACCAGGCTCTTTGGTTGTTCCCCGCTGTTTAGAAATTTCTTCCGGAGTTTGATCATCGACATAGGCTTTGCCTTCCTTTATTAATTTGACTGCCCACTCATAAAGTTGGTCGAAATAATCGGAGGCATACATCTCTTCTCCATCCCATTCAAAACCCAGCCAGCGAATATCTGCTTTAATTGATTCAACATATTCTGTTTCTTCTTTCTCCGGATTTGTATCATCAAAACGCAAATTACATTTTCCATTGTATTGTCGGGCCAAACCAAAATTTAAGCATATTGATTTTGCGTGACCAATATGCAAATATCCATTCGGCTCCGGTGGGAAACGTGTGTGCACACGCTTTTGATTCTTCCCGTTCTTCAAATCTTCCTCAATAATCTGCTCAATAAAGTTGAGTGACTTTTTTTCCTCGCTTGGCGTTTCTGGTTTGTTCATTGGAATCTTAAATTATACTAAATATATGTTGTATTTGATTTAAACCTTTTATGCTAAACTAAGTTCAACTTACAAAAATAATAATTTATACTTTTACAGCTCGATTTTAAGGACAATATCTACATTTAGCTGAAAATAAAAAGTGCTATAATTATGGGTAAGATACAAATAGAAAACATGGAATTCTATGCATACCACGGGTGTTACAAGGAAGAGCAGGTTGTAGGTAATCATTTTTTGGTTGATTTAACGCTGGAAACCGACTGTGAAAAACCAATGAAATCAGATAATTTACACGATGCACTTAACTATTTAAAAGTGTATGAATTTGTTAAAGCTGAAATGCAAATAAAATCACATCTACTTGAACATGTGGCCGGTAGAATTCTGGACACACTTTATGCTGAGTTCGACCAAATTGAACATGCTACAGTAAAGGTACGAAAAATGAATCCGCCCCTCGGTGGAAAAATGGAGAGTGTGAGTGTAACCCTTGAACGTTAAAAAAAGCCGGCAAAGCCGGCTTACTTGAGTTTGGCGTTTTACTAGATAAAATCACGACTTTTTTTTGGAGTTGTGATTTTTTTTACTATTTTTATCTAGTCATATAACTAGATTATTCTAATTAAAATTTATAATTATGGGTTATTCTACTAAAATTCAATTGATTAACAGGGCAAAAAGTGAGCAGTGGTACATAAATTTTCCATCTGCTGTGGCCCAGGCCATGGAATTTGAAAAAGGTGAAGTTGTTGAATGGCTAATAGACGATCATCAACGATTGGTACTACAAAGGAGTGATAAGGCCGTTGCTGCTTTGAAAAAAAAACTGCAGAAGAAACCAAAAGCCTGATAACGGAGCTTGATTCGCTTTTCAATAAAGCTGATCAAGCTTGTGGGCAAAAAAGAATTATGCAACGGTTGCGCACTCTTGCTTATGGGGCATTGACCTGTTTAGGCAGGCAAACCGTTTCCGGGATTTTAACTGCTAGCGGGCAGCAATTCAAGGATTGGTCTGCTGCTTATCGACTGTTTAGTGAAAATAGGATTGATATTGACAAATTATTTGAAATTTCTCAAAAAGAAGTAATACAAGAACTTACAGAAGGTCAAATATTGGTAGCACTTATGGATGATACGATCTTGAAAAAAACAGGAAAAAAGGTCTTTGGTACCTCCTGGCGGCGAGATCCGCTTGGCCCGCCTTTCCAGACCAATTTTATTTGGGGGCAACGTTTTTTACAATTATCATTGGCACTGCCCTCAAAAGAAGGTTTATCTCAATCAAGGGGGATACCCGTTGATTTTCATCATTGTCCTACAGCTCAAAAGCCGGGCAAAAAAGCTTCTGTGGAAGATATCAAACAATACAAAGAAGCATCCAAACAATTAAATTTAAGTATTCAAGGGGTTGAAAGGCTCAAAAAACTTAGGCAATCATTGGATGACCAAGGTGCTGAAGAACGAGAACTCTACCTAAGTGTTGATGGTAGCTTTACCAATTCAAATGTGTTGAAAAACTTACCGGACAGGGTAACAATTATTGGACGAATCAGAAAAGATACACGATTACATAAAATCCCTGAAAAAGCAAACCATATAGGGCGGAAAAGAGTATATGGAGAAAGGATTCCAACACCCGAAGAGATTAGAAAATCTGATGATATCCAGTGGCAGCAGGTCAAGGGATGGGCAGCGGGCAGAGAACATACATTTAATGTCAAAATTGTCAAAGACTTACGATGGGAAAGCGCCGGCGGAAAACACAACTTACAATTGGTTGTCATTAGGCCATTACGCTATCGTCTGACCAAGAGTTCAAAATTACTTTACAAAGCACCTGCTTATCTTATTTGTACCGATAATAATTTGGACATTGAAAAACTACTTCAGGCATATTTATGGAGATGGGAAATTGAAGTTAACTTCAGAGATGAAAAAACACTGTTGGGTTCCGGTAAAGCACAAGTAAGAAATGAACAATCTTCGGCCAATATCCCAGGTTTCATAGCAGCAATTTATTCTTATTTACTCATTGCCGCCCATAAAACCTATCGAAAAACTAACAGGAACAAGCTCATTCCAAGGCCCAAATGGTATCCCCGAAAAGAAAACCAAAGGCTGTCAACAGGTGAAATAATAAACCTTCTACGTAGCCAGCTCTGGTCAAAGGCTCTAGGATGCGGGAGTTTTTCCGGCTTCGTGAAACGGGAACTTGAAACACGAAGCCGGAAAAACTATGCTCCTGCCTTATCATCTGCTATTTGCTATATGAGGAATTAGCCAAACTCAAGAAAGCCGGCAAAGCCGGCTTAAACGATCATCGAAATAAAATTACTGCGCTATAAAATTAAAACTAATCTTAATTTGATAGGTTTTTCCAAACAACTCCGGATTTTCAACTGAAATCAAAGGTAATTGCTGTTTTACATAATCAGAAAACATACAATCTCCACGAACGTCGTATACATCAATCCATCCGTCGCCATCTACAAAAAAAGTCACCCATACCGAACCGGAATGGCCAAGCTCTTTGCAATTGTCCGGGAATTGAACCAACTGTTGAATGGCTGTATAAAGCTCTTTGTCGGTGTTCGCTGTAGCTTTAATGGCCGGAAATGCTTTTGATACGCCGGCACTGAATACTAAAGCTAAGATAAGTGTTGCAGAAAATAATCTAATGCTTTTCATGGTTTTGGGGTTTTAGTTGTTTTATTGGGTTTCTGATTGTATGACGATTAAAACCACAAAATGCTGCATCGATATGCTATTTTTTTTCCTGGTTTATTGAAACTTACGCACAAAAAAGGCCGACACACAGGCCGGCCTTAAATTGGGGAATAATTCAACTATTCATCCTGAAAATCAAATTGAATTTTAATCTTATAGTTTTTACCATAGAGGTCAGGGTTTTCAATTGAAATAGAATCTAACTGGCTTTTAACATAATCGGTAAAAACTTTTTTACCCTGCACATCCTTCACGGTAATCCATCCTTCCTCATCGACGTGGAAAGTTGTAAGAACGTAACCAGAAGCTCCATGGGCTTTACCCTGTTCAGGATATTCCATCAGCTGTTGGATGGCAGTATAAAGTTCTTGGTCAGAATTTGCTGTAGCTTTGATGGCTGGAAATGCCTGGCTGATATTTGCACTAAAGATCAAAACTAAGATAAGGGCTGCAGTAGTAATTTTAAAATTTTTCATGGTATTGGGTTTTAAGGGTTGTTTTTGGTTTCTGATTCTATATATACCAAAGCTATGCCAACAAATCCATACCTCTGATTTGTTGATAGTTAAATTAATTCCGAATAGATTTTAATGTCCGCTCTCGTACACCAATGTGTAAAATTTGTACAGGTATCATTCCTGCAATATTTAAAATGAAGAATCAACCTATGCATAAAAATAGATTC is a window of Salinivirga cyanobacteriivorans DNA encoding:
- the folB gene encoding dihydroneopterin aldolase, producing the protein MGKIQIENMEFYAYHGCYKEEQVVGNHFLVDLTLETDCEKPMKSDNLHDALNYLKVYEFVKAEMQIKSHLLEHVAGRILDTLYAEFDQIEHATVKVRKMNPPLGGKMESVSVTLER